One genomic segment of Fusobacterium mortiferum ATCC 9817 includes these proteins:
- the mglA gene encoding galactose/methyl galactoside ABC transporter ATP-binding protein MglA: MENTKYLLEMSNITKEFPGVKALDGANLKVRPHSVHALMGENGAGKSTLMKCLFGIYEKDSGSIIFEGKEINFKSAKEALDNGVSMVHQELNQVLQRNILDNIWLGRYPKKGFFIDEKKMYEDTKKIFEDLDISVDPRAKMGDLAVSERQMVEIAKAVSYNSKIIVMDEPTSSLTEKEVEHLFKIINKLRERGCGIVYISHKMEEIKAISDDITIMRDGKWIATESVKDLTTEQIINMMVGRDLTNRFPPKDNIVKEEILKVEGLTALHQPSIQDVTFELHKGEILGIAGLVGSKRTEIVETIFGMREKASGKITIKGKEVKNHNPNEAIANGFALVTEERRATGIYGMLDINFNSTISNLDRYKGKHPLLALLNDKGMKEDTQWVIDSMHVKTPSQNTSIGSLSGGNQQKVILGRWLLTEPDVLMLDEPTRGIDVLAKYEIYQLMIELAKKDKGIIMISSEMPELLGVTDRILVMSNGRVAGIVKTSETTQEEIMTLSAKYL, from the coding sequence ATGGAAAACACTAAATACTTATTGGAAATGAGCAATATAACTAAAGAGTTTCCTGGGGTAAAAGCACTAGATGGTGCTAACTTGAAAGTAAGACCTCATTCAGTACATGCTCTAATGGGAGAAAATGGGGCTGGAAAATCAACTTTGATGAAATGCTTATTTGGAATTTATGAAAAAGATTCAGGGAGTATCATATTTGAAGGAAAAGAGATAAATTTTAAATCTGCAAAAGAAGCTCTAGATAATGGAGTTTCAATGGTACACCAAGAGTTAAACCAAGTTTTACAAAGAAATATTTTAGACAATATTTGGTTAGGAAGATATCCTAAAAAAGGATTTTTTATTGATGAGAAAAAAATGTATGAAGATACTAAGAAGATATTTGAAGATTTAGATATCAGTGTAGATCCTCGTGCTAAAATGGGAGATTTAGCAGTATCTGAAAGACAGATGGTAGAAATAGCAAAAGCTGTTTCATATAATTCAAAAATAATAGTAATGGATGAGCCTACATCATCATTAACTGAAAAAGAAGTAGAACATCTATTTAAAATTATTAATAAATTGAGAGAAAGAGGTTGTGGAATAGTATATATTTCACATAAGATGGAAGAGATAAAGGCAATATCAGATGATATTACAATAATGAGAGATGGAAAATGGATTGCAACTGAGTCAGTAAAAGATTTGACTACTGAACAAATTATCAATATGATGGTAGGAAGAGACCTAACAAATCGTTTCCCACCAAAAGATAATATAGTAAAAGAAGAAATATTAAAAGTAGAGGGACTAACAGCACTGCACCAACCTTCAATTCAAGATGTAACATTTGAGTTACATAAAGGAGAGATACTTGGAATAGCCGGACTAGTTGGTTCAAAAAGAACAGAAATTGTTGAAACAATATTTGGAATGAGAGAAAAAGCAAGTGGGAAAATAACTATTAAAGGGAAAGAAGTAAAAAATCATAATCCAAATGAAGCAATAGCTAATGGATTTGCTCTTGTAACAGAGGAACGTAGAGCAACAGGAATATATGGAATGTTAGATATAAACTTTAACTCTACTATTTCAAATTTAGATAGATATAAAGGAAAACATCCATTATTAGCATTATTAAATGATAAGGGTATGAAGGAAGATACTCAATGGGTAATAGATAGTATGCATGTAAAAACACCTTCACAAAATACTTCAATAGGTTCTTTATCTGGAGGAAATCAGCAAAAAGTTATATTAGGAAGATGGCTATTAACTGAGCCAGATGTATTAATGCTTGATGAGCCTACAAGAGGTATAGATGTATTAGCAAAATATGAGATTTATCAACTTATGATAGAACTTGCTAAAAAAGATAAGGGAATTATAATGATATCTTCAGAGATGCCAGAGTTACTAGGAGTAACAGATAGAATATTGGTAATGAGTAATGGAAGAGTAGCTGGAATAGTAAAAACTTCTGAGACAACTCAAGAAGAAATAATGACATTATCAGCTAAATATCTATAA
- the mglB gene encoding galactose/glucose ABC transporter substrate-binding protein MglB produces the protein MKKTGIILGALLLAAGLTGCGGEKKEEAAKAPEKLRIGFTAYKYDDNFIALYRKVVLAEAEKVQDKVELTMNDSQNSQQTQNDQIDVMLSKGVDALAINLVDPAAGQTVMEKIKAENVPVVFYNKKPAKSVIDAYDKAYYVGIDPNAQGVAQGELIAKAWKANPALDLNGDGVIQYVMIKGEPGHPDAEARTTYSIKTLNDMGIQTEELHLDTAMWDTAMAKDKMDAWLSGPNGDKIEVVICNNDGMALGAIESLKATGKMLPVYGVDALPEAIVKIEAGEMAGTVLNDAQGQGKGTWDMVVNLSQGKAATEGTSYQLVEKELLIPSIGIDKENAAQFK, from the coding sequence ATGAAGAAAACAGGAATAATTTTAGGAGCATTATTACTAGCAGCAGGACTAACAGGATGTGGTGGAGAGAAAAAAGAAGAGGCAGCAAAAGCACCTGAAAAGTTAAGAATTGGATTTACTGCTTATAAATATGATGACAACTTTATAGCATTATATAGAAAAGTTGTATTAGCAGAAGCTGAAAAAGTACAAGATAAGGTTGAGTTAACAATGAATGACTCTCAAAATAGCCAACAAACACAAAATGACCAAATAGATGTTATGTTATCAAAAGGTGTAGATGCACTAGCAATCAACTTAGTTGACCCAGCAGCTGGACAAACAGTAATGGAAAAAATTAAAGCTGAAAATGTACCAGTAGTATTCTATAATAAAAAACCAGCTAAATCAGTTATAGATGCATATGATAAAGCTTACTATGTAGGAATTGACCCAAATGCGCAAGGAGTTGCACAAGGAGAATTAATAGCAAAAGCTTGGAAAGCTAATCCAGCATTAGATCTTAATGGAGATGGAGTTATCCAATATGTTATGATAAAAGGAGAACCTGGACACCCAGATGCTGAGGCAAGAACTACTTACTCTATTAAAACTCTAAATGATATGGGAATTCAAACAGAAGAGTTACACTTAGACACAGCTATGTGGGATACTGCAATGGCAAAAGATAAAATGGATGCATGGTTATCAGGACCTAATGGAGATAAAATTGAAGTTGTAATTTGTAATAATGATGGAATGGCTTTAGGAGCTATCGAATCATTAAAAGCAACTGGAAAAATGTTACCAGTATATGGTGTAGACGCATTACCAGAAGCAATAGTTAAGATTGAAGCTGGAGAAATGGCAGGAACAGTTCTTAATGATGCTCAAGGACAAGGAAAGGGAACTTGGGATATGGTTGTAAACTTATCTCAAGGTAAAGCAGCAACAGAAGGAACTTCATATCAATTAGTAGAAAAAGAATTATTAATTCCAAGTATTGGAATAGATAAAGAAAATGCAGCACAATTCAAATAG
- the trpS gene encoding tryptophan--tRNA ligase: MKRSLSGIQPSGILHLGNYFGAMKQFIDAQNSGEYDGFYFIADYHSLTSLTDPKSLKDNTYNIVLDYLALGLDPNKSTIFLQSDVPEHVELSWLLSNVTPVGLLERGHSYKDKIAKGIFPNTGLLTYPVLMAADILMYDADVVPVGKDQKQHLEMTRDIAMKFNQQYGVELFKLPEPLTLDDSAVVPGVDGQKMSKSYGNTINMFASKKDLKKQIMSIVTDSTPLEEPKNPDNNIAKLYALFASIEKQNEMKEKFLAGNYGYGHAKTELLNAVLEYFGEARERREKLAQDMNYIHDVLFEGGKKARAIAQKKVMKAKEAVGIIGNMYKYY; the protein is encoded by the coding sequence ATGAAAAGAAGTTTATCTGGTATTCAACCTAGTGGAATACTTCACCTTGGAAACTATTTTGGTGCTATGAAACAATTTATAGATGCTCAAAATAGTGGAGAGTATGATGGTTTTTATTTTATAGCTGACTATCACTCTCTTACATCACTTACTGATCCTAAATCTTTAAAGGATAATACTTATAATATAGTGTTAGATTATCTTGCACTTGGACTTGACCCTAATAAATCAACTATATTTTTACAATCAGATGTCCCTGAACATGTAGAGCTTTCTTGGTTACTATCAAATGTAACTCCTGTTGGATTATTAGAAAGAGGACATTCATATAAGGATAAAATAGCTAAAGGAATTTTCCCTAACACAGGGCTACTTACTTATCCAGTTCTTATGGCTGCTGATATACTTATGTATGATGCTGACGTAGTTCCTGTAGGAAAAGACCAAAAGCAACATTTAGAGATGACTAGAGATATTGCTATGAAATTTAACCAACAATATGGAGTTGAACTATTTAAACTTCCTGAACCTCTTACTTTAGATGACTCAGCTGTAGTTCCTGGAGTAGATGGACAAAAAATGAGTAAGTCTTATGGAAATACTATTAATATGTTTGCTAGTAAAAAAGATTTAAAGAAACAAATTATGAGTATTGTAACTGATTCTACTCCTTTAGAAGAACCAAAAAATCCTGATAACAATATAGCAAAACTTTATGCACTATTTGCTTCAATAGAAAAGCAAAATGAGATGAAGGAAAAATTTTTAGCTGGTAACTATGGTTATGGACATGCTAAAACAGAACTTTTAAATGCTGTATTAGAATACTTTGGAGAAGCTAGAGAAAGAAGAGAAAAATTAGCTCAAGATATGAATTATATCCACGATGTACTATTTGAAGGTGGAAAAAAGGCTAGAGCTATTGCTCAAAAAAAAGTTATGAAAGCTAAAGAAGCTGTTGGTATTATTGGTAATATGTATAAATACTACTAA
- a CDS encoding ROK family protein: MNYYVGIDLGGTNTKIGILNIEGEIFKSTVIKTLSSEGAERTLTRIWEAAKGLAEDLKIKESSIKGIGIGIPGPVINQSIVAFFANFPWGENVDIKAMMEKISGVETKLDNDVNIIALGEAKYGAAKGSKTSVTVALGTGVGGGIYVDGKLISGFMGAGGEIGHMKLVKDGKLCGCGQKGCFEAYASATGLIREATSRLIVNKQNLLYTMIEGKLDTLEAKDIFDAAKEGDKFSLDLVDYEAEYLAMGIGNILNIINPEKVVLGGGVAMAGDILMNPMKEKLKKYALPVTLKGIEIVQGMLGNEAGIKGAVGLFN, translated from the coding sequence ATGAATTATTATGTAGGTATTGATTTAGGTGGAACTAACACTAAAATTGGAATTTTAAATATTGAGGGTGAGATTTTTAAAAGTACTGTCATTAAAACTCTTTCTTCTGAGGGAGCTGAGAGAACTTTAACTAGAATTTGGGAAGCTGCTAAAGGATTAGCTGAAGATTTAAAAATAAAGGAAAGCTCTATAAAAGGTATAGGTATAGGTATTCCTGGTCCTGTTATCAATCAAAGTATTGTTGCTTTCTTTGCTAATTTTCCTTGGGGAGAAAATGTAGATATAAAAGCTATGATGGAAAAAATTTCCGGCGTAGAAACAAAACTTGATAATGATGTTAATATTATTGCTCTAGGAGAAGCTAAATATGGTGCAGCTAAGGGAAGTAAAACAAGTGTAACAGTAGCATTAGGAACAGGTGTAGGTGGAGGAATCTATGTAGATGGTAAACTTATATCTGGATTTATGGGTGCAGGTGGAGAGATAGGACATATGAAGCTTGTAAAAGATGGAAAGCTTTGTGGATGTGGACAAAAGGGATGTTTTGAAGCATATGCATCAGCTACTGGGCTTATAAGAGAGGCTACATCAAGATTGATAGTTAATAAACAAAACTTACTATATACAATGATAGAAGGAAAGTTAGATACTTTAGAAGCAAAAGATATATTTGATGCAGCAAAAGAGGGAGATAAATTTTCATTGGATTTAGTAGATTATGAAGCTGAATATTTAGCAATGGGAATAGGAAATATACTAAATATAATCAATCCAGAAAAAGTTGTACTAGGTGGGGGAGTAGCAATGGCTGGAGATATACTTATGAATCCAATGAAAGAAAAATTAAAAAAATATGCATTACCTGTTACATTAAAAGGAATAGAGATAGTACAAGGAATGCTTGGAAATGAAGCTGGAATAAAGGGAGCTGTTGGACTTTTTAACTAA
- the adhE gene encoding bifunctional acetaldehyde-CoA/alcohol dehydrogenase, with protein sequence MAEKKVVEAQVELTNEQIDVHVEELVTKALKALKEFENFTQEQVDHIVAKCSVAGLDAHGILAEAAVKETGRGVFEDKAVKNLFACEYVTSNLRHLKTVGVINEDKLTGITEIAEPVGVVCGIVPTTNPTSTVIFKSLIALKTRNPIIFSFHPSAHECSAMAAKIIRDAAVKAGAPENCIQWLEMKSMYATEALMKHDGVATILATGGNAMVKAAYSCGKPALGVGAGNVPAYVEKSCVLPRTVNDIILSKSFDNGMICASEQAAIVDHEIYNEFIKGMKRFKVYFVNAEEKAKLEKFMFGAAAYSEEAKDAKLNAAVVGKPATWIAEQSGFKVPADTQIICAECKEVGVNEPLTREKLSPVLAILKAESTTDGIAKSAAMVEFNGLGHSAAIHTQDPEISKRFGFACKAIRIIENAPSTFGGIGSVYNAFIPSLTLGCGSYGRNSVSNNVSAVNLLNIKRIGRRNNNMQWVKLPPKIYFEKNSIKYLQDMKEIEKVMIITDRGMYNLGYVKKIEDVLAGRRDKVDMELFFDVESDPSFDTVEKGLELMNNFKPDTIIALGGGSPMDAAKVMWLLYENPEVNFDDIKQKFMDIRKRAFRFPELGKKAKLVCIPTTSGTGSEVTPFAVITDKKENKKYPLTDYSLTPTVAIVDPELVMSLPASIAADTGIDVLTHAVEAYVSILASDFTDGWAKQAVKLVFDYLELSVKEGAKHPCAREKMHNASTIAGMAFANAFLGMNHSLAHKIGGEFHIPHGRTNGILLPHVIRYNGTIPTKLNIWPKIENYKADVKYMELAQLIGLNPKTPAEGVQMFADACEELCQKVGVVSNIKSQGISKEAWDEAIHRMAMNAYEDQCTPANPRMPMVNDMEEILRTIWDYKSKFEK encoded by the coding sequence ATGGCAGAAAAAAAAGTTGTTGAAGCACAAGTTGAATTAACAAATGAGCAAATAGATGTTCATGTAGAAGAACTTGTAACAAAAGCATTAAAAGCATTAAAAGAATTTGAAAATTTTACTCAGGAGCAAGTAGACCACATAGTAGCAAAATGTTCAGTAGCTGGGCTTGATGCTCATGGGATATTAGCGGAAGCAGCAGTAAAAGAAACAGGAAGAGGAGTTTTTGAAGACAAAGCAGTAAAAAATCTTTTTGCTTGTGAGTATGTAACTAGTAATTTACGTCATTTAAAAACAGTTGGAGTAATAAATGAGGATAAATTAACAGGAATTACTGAAATAGCTGAACCGGTTGGAGTAGTATGTGGAATAGTACCAACTACAAATCCAACATCGACAGTAATTTTTAAATCACTAATTGCACTAAAAACAAGAAATCCTATTATATTTTCATTTCATCCATCAGCACATGAGTGTTCTGCAATGGCAGCAAAGATAATCAGAGATGCAGCTGTAAAAGCTGGAGCACCAGAAAATTGTATCCAATGGTTAGAGATGAAATCAATGTATGCAACTGAGGCATTAATGAAGCATGATGGAGTAGCAACAATATTAGCTACAGGAGGAAATGCAATGGTTAAAGCTGCATACTCTTGTGGGAAACCAGCATTAGGAGTTGGAGCAGGAAACGTTCCAGCATATGTTGAAAAATCATGTGTATTACCAAGAACTGTAAATGATATTATACTTTCAAAATCTTTTGACAATGGTATGATTTGTGCATCAGAGCAAGCTGCTATTGTTGACCATGAAATATATAATGAATTTATAAAAGGGATGAAGCGTTTCAAAGTTTACTTTGTAAATGCTGAAGAGAAAGCAAAATTAGAGAAATTTATGTTTGGAGCTGCTGCTTACTCAGAAGAGGCAAAAGATGCTAAATTAAATGCAGCAGTAGTAGGAAAACCAGCTACTTGGATAGCAGAACAATCTGGATTTAAAGTTCCTGCTGATACGCAAATTATATGTGCAGAGTGTAAAGAGGTTGGAGTAAATGAACCATTAACAAGAGAGAAATTATCTCCAGTATTAGCTATATTAAAAGCTGAAAGTACAACGGATGGAATAGCTAAGTCAGCAGCAATGGTAGAGTTTAATGGGCTAGGACACTCAGCAGCAATACACACTCAAGACCCAGAGATTTCTAAGAGATTTGGATTTGCTTGTAAAGCTATAAGAATAATAGAAAATGCTCCATCTACATTTGGAGGAATTGGTTCTGTATACAATGCATTTATCCCATCATTAACACTTGGATGTGGTTCTTATGGACGTAACTCAGTTTCAAATAACGTAAGTGCAGTTAACTTACTAAATATCAAAAGAATAGGGAGACGTAATAATAATATGCAATGGGTTAAACTTCCACCAAAAATTTACTTTGAAAAAAATTCAATCAAATATCTTCAAGATATGAAAGAGATAGAAAAAGTTATGATAATTACTGATAGAGGTATGTATAACTTAGGATATGTTAAGAAAATAGAAGATGTTTTAGCTGGAAGAAGAGATAAAGTAGATATGGAGTTATTCTTTGATGTAGAATCAGACCCAAGCTTCGATACAGTAGAAAAAGGATTAGAGTTAATGAATAACTTCAAGCCAGATACAATAATAGCTCTAGGTGGAGGTTCTCCAATGGACGCTGCTAAAGTAATGTGGCTTCTATATGAAAACCCAGAAGTAAACTTTGATGATATAAAACAAAAATTTATGGATATTAGAAAGCGTGCTTTCAGATTCCCAGAGTTAGGTAAAAAAGCTAAATTAGTATGTATTCCTACAACTTCAGGAACAGGTTCAGAGGTAACTCCATTCGCAGTTATTACTGATAAAAAAGAAAATAAAAAATATCCATTAACTGACTACTCTTTAACTCCAACTGTAGCAATAGTTGACCCAGAGTTAGTAATGAGTTTACCAGCTAGTATAGCAGCAGATACAGGAATAGACGTATTAACTCACGCTGTAGAAGCTTATGTTTCAATACTTGCATCTGACTTTACAGATGGATGGGCTAAACAAGCTGTAAAATTAGTATTTGATTACTTAGAGTTATCAGTAAAAGAGGGAGCTAAACACCCTTGTGCAAGAGAAAAAATGCATAATGCATCTACAATAGCTGGAATGGCATTTGCTAATGCATTCTTAGGAATGAATCACTCTTTAGCACATAAAATAGGTGGAGAGTTCCATATCCCTCACGGACGTACAAATGGAATTTTATTACCACACGTAATTAGATACAATGGAACAATTCCTACAAAATTAAATATTTGGCCTAAGATAGAAAACTATAAGGCAGATGTAAAATATATGGAATTAGCTCAATTAATAGGATTAAATCCAAAAACTCCAGCTGAAGGGGTACAAATGTTTGCTGATGCTTGTGAAGAGCTTTGTCAAAAAGTGGGAGTAGTAAGTAATATAAAATCTCAAGGAATCTCTAAAGAGGCTTGGGATGAGGCAATTCATAGAATGGCAATGAACGCTTATGAAGACCAATGTACACCAGCTAATCCAAGAATGCCAATGGTTAACGATATGGAAGAGATATTGAGAACTATTTGGGATTATAAAAGTAAGTTTGAAAAATAA
- the mglC gene encoding galactose/methyl galactoside ABC transporter permease MglC, which produces MSIRTKDGNIDYKKLLIQSGLYLVLLIMLVLIIIKEPSFLSIRNFKNILTQSSVRLIIALGVAGLIVTTGTDLSVGRQVGFSAVISATLLQAATTAHKVYPDMQDFPLFGAIAIVMLVGMIIGALNGLAVAKLNLHPFIVTMGSMTIVYGINSLYYDFAGGSPIAGFAEKYTSFAQGYINIGGFTISYLIFYALIATVIMWILWNKTKFGKNVFAVGGNIEAAKVSGVNVHWTLIKLYALSGIFYAFGGFLEAGRIGSATNNLGNMYEMDAIAACVIGGVSFYGGVGKISGVVTGVILLTVINYGLTYIGVNPYWQYIIKGLIIIVAVAFDSIKYAKKK; this is translated from the coding sequence ATGAGTATACGTACAAAAGATGGAAATATTGACTATAAAAAACTTTTAATTCAAAGTGGACTTTATCTTGTATTATTAATAATGTTAGTTCTTATTATTATAAAAGAGCCTTCATTCTTAAGTATAAGAAACTTTAAAAATATCTTAACACAATCATCAGTAAGACTTATTATAGCTTTAGGGGTTGCAGGGCTTATTGTTACAACAGGTACTGACCTTTCAGTAGGAAGACAAGTTGGATTTTCAGCAGTAATTTCAGCTACACTTTTACAAGCAGCAACAACTGCTCATAAAGTATATCCAGATATGCAAGACTTCCCACTTTTTGGTGCAATAGCTATTGTAATGTTAGTTGGTATGATAATTGGTGCTCTAAATGGACTTGCAGTAGCAAAACTAAATTTACACCCATTCATTGTTACAATGGGTAGTATGACAATAGTTTATGGTATTAACTCACTTTATTATGACTTTGCTGGTGGATCTCCAATAGCTGGTTTTGCTGAAAAATATACTTCTTTTGCTCAAGGGTATATTAATATTGGTGGATTTACAATCTCTTATTTAATCTTCTATGCTTTAATAGCTACAGTAATTATGTGGATATTATGGAATAAAACAAAATTTGGTAAAAATGTATTTGCTGTTGGAGGAAATATAGAAGCAGCTAAAGTATCAGGGGTAAACGTTCACTGGACATTAATAAAACTTTATGCACTATCTGGTATCTTCTATGCTTTTGGAGGTTTCTTAGAGGCAGGACGTATTGGTTCAGCTACTAACAACTTAGGAAATATGTATGAGATGGATGCAATTGCAGCATGTGTAATTGGAGGAGTTTCATTCTATGGAGGAGTTGGAAAAATTTCTGGAGTTGTAACAGGAGTTATTTTACTTACAGTTATTAACTATGGACTTACATATATTGGAGTAAATCCTTACTGGCAATATATTATCAAAGGACTTATCATAATAGTAGCAGTTGCATTTGACTCTATTAAATATGCTAAGAAAAAATAA
- a CDS encoding ABC transporter substrate-binding protein, which produces MKKIIAMLAGAAMMVSCGGNQTQEESSTIKVGGMGPLTGSAAMYGTTIEKGAKLAFEEINNNGGVLGKKLEYISLDEKADPIEAVNAYNKLVDEGVVAILGSVTSKPTLAVAELAAKDGMPMITPTGTQININDAGPNVFRVCFTDPYQGSTLAKFAKDKLNAKTAAVMVNTSSDYSDGIANAFIEQAKKEGIEIVAKEGYSDGDKDFKAQLTKINGENPDILMVPEYYELSALIATQAREIGMKSTFVGPDGWDGIIGALDPSAYSVVDNSYFTNHYSAEDSSEKVQSFLKKYREKYNEEPTAFSALAYDNVYILKNAIEKAGTTDKEDLVKAIKASDMDGITGHLTFDEKNNPIKAVTIIKVKDGKYIFDSVVETK; this is translated from the coding sequence ATGAAAAAAATTATTGCAATGTTAGCTGGAGCTGCTATGATGGTAAGCTGTGGTGGAAATCAAACACAAGAGGAGAGTTCTACTATTAAAGTAGGAGGAATGGGACCTTTAACTGGTTCTGCTGCTATGTATGGAACTACTATTGAGAAAGGAGCTAAATTAGCCTTTGAAGAGATTAATAACAATGGAGGAGTTTTAGGTAAAAAATTAGAATACATATCTCTAGATGAAAAGGCTGACCCTATCGAAGCTGTAAATGCTTACAATAAATTAGTTGATGAAGGAGTTGTTGCTATCCTTGGAAGTGTTACTTCTAAACCAACTTTAGCAGTAGCTGAATTAGCTGCTAAAGATGGAATGCCTATGATTACTCCTACTGGAACACAAATAAATATAAATGATGCAGGACCAAATGTTTTCCGTGTATGTTTTACTGATCCATACCAAGGAAGTACATTAGCAAAATTTGCTAAAGATAAATTAAATGCAAAAACTGCTGCTGTTATGGTAAATACATCTAGTGACTACTCTGATGGTATTGCTAATGCATTTATAGAGCAAGCTAAAAAAGAGGGAATAGAGATAGTTGCTAAAGAGGGATACTCTGATGGAGATAAAGATTTCAAAGCTCAACTTACTAAAATAAATGGAGAAAACCCTGATATTTTAATGGTTCCTGAATATTATGAGCTTTCTGCACTTATTGCTACACAAGCTAGAGAGATTGGAATGAAATCTACCTTTGTAGGACCAGATGGTTGGGATGGAATTATTGGTGCACTTGATCCATCAGCTTACTCAGTTGTTGATAACTCTTACTTCACTAACCATTATTCAGCAGAAGATAGCAGTGAAAAAGTTCAATCTTTCTTAAAAAAATATAGAGAGAAATATAATGAAGAACCTACTGCTTTCTCAGCTTTAGCTTACGATAATGTATATATATTAAAAAATGCAATTGAAAAAGCTGGTACAACTGATAAAGAAGATTTAGTAAAAGCTATAAAAGCTAGTGATATGGATGGTATTACTGGACATTTAACTTTTGATGAAAAAAATAACCCTATCAAAGCTGTTACAATAATTAAAGTAAAAGATGGAAAATACATTTTTGATTCTGTTGTAGAAACAAAATAA